The Sulfitobacter guttiformis genome contains a region encoding:
- the mnhG gene encoding monovalent cation/H(+) antiporter subunit G yields MMYEIIAIYAVIFCLVVGAGFTLVGAIGLLKFNDSMTRLHAPTKVGTIGIGALLLASVIYNGVFNNGAIQELLVMGFLFVTAPISAHFIAKVNMHLRSCDMPPELPEGEKWATFDAPDYTEVEPDLPAPSDPVITKV; encoded by the coding sequence ATGATGTATGAAATTATCGCAATCTACGCTGTCATATTTTGCCTTGTGGTTGGTGCAGGCTTTACTCTCGTTGGGGCGATTGGCCTGCTCAAATTCAACGATAGCATGACGCGTCTGCATGCCCCCACAAAGGTCGGAACCATCGGGATCGGCGCGCTTCTATTAGCCTCGGTGATCTATAATGGGGTATTTAACAACGGTGCAATTCAAGAGCTGCTTGTAATGGGTTTCCTGTTCGTTACCGCCCCGATTTCCGCGCATTTTATTGCAAAAGTGAATATGCACCTTCGGTCCTGTGACATGCCGCCCGAACTGCCGGAGGGCGAAAAATGGGCCACTTTCGATGCGCCCGATTACACTGAGGTCGAGCCTGACCTGCCAGCCCCCTCAGATCCGGTTATCACCAAAGTCTAG
- a CDS encoding K+/H+ antiporter subunit F: MTLATELMDYALILAFVIVGLCQILSMVRVLIGPGTGDRILALDTMVVNAIGLIVLMGLSQGTRIYFEASLIIAMLGFVSTVAYARFILRGDIIE; the protein is encoded by the coding sequence ATGACCCTTGCAACCGAACTGATGGATTACGCGCTCATACTGGCGTTTGTAATCGTCGGCTTGTGCCAGATTTTGTCGATGGTCCGCGTTTTGATCGGACCCGGTACCGGAGACCGTATTCTGGCGCTTGATACCATGGTGGTGAATGCGATTGGCCTGATTGTACTTATGGGGCTGTCGCAGGGTACGCGGATTTATTTCGAGGCTTCGCTGATCATTGCGATGCTGGGTTTTGTCTCGACCGTAGCTTACGCACGGTTCATTTTGCGGGGGGACATCATCGAATGA
- a CDS encoding Na+/H+ antiporter subunit E produces MARMFNWLFPHPLLTILLAVVWTLLQNDLTAGMVVFGLILGIIIARVTAAFWPERPVGFRAVKMISYTLMVMWDIIVANIQVAWIVLSVPNSKLKPAWITIPLDLRAPEAITLLAGTITLTPGTVSADLSQSGHYLLVHVLHTEDPDAERDEIKNRYEARLKEIFV; encoded by the coding sequence ATGGCACGAATGTTCAACTGGCTCTTTCCGCACCCGCTGCTGACGATACTTCTGGCGGTTGTCTGGACGCTTTTGCAAAACGACTTAACCGCGGGGATGGTCGTGTTCGGCCTGATCCTGGGCATTATCATCGCGCGCGTGACTGCCGCTTTCTGGCCCGAGCGGCCAGTCGGCTTTCGCGCGGTGAAGATGATCAGCTATACGTTGATGGTGATGTGGGACATCATCGTGGCCAACATTCAGGTCGCCTGGATTGTCCTTTCGGTCCCCAATTCCAAGCTTAAGCCTGCGTGGATCACCATCCCCCTGGATCTGCGCGCTCCGGAGGCGATTACACTGCTGGCCGGTACTATCACGCTGACCCCCGGCACCGTTTCGGCGGATCTGTCGCAGAGCGGCCACTACCTGTTGGTGCATGTCCTGCACACCGAAGACCCTGATGCCGAACGCGACGAAATTAAAAACCGCTATGAGGCCCGATTGAAGGAGATTTTTGTATGA
- a CDS encoding monovalent cation/H+ antiporter subunit D, with protein sequence MNHWLIMPVVLPAMLAPFIILAARYHMGIQRVFSVAGVLAMIAMALGLVIETSDGTVMLYKLGDWAAPFGIVLVGDRLSTMMVLLLAVLALFVLLYAIGSRWDERGRHFHVLFQFQLMGIAGAFLTGDLFNLFVFFEVLLIASYGLMIHAGGNARLRAGVQYVLFNLLGSTLFLFALGAIYAETGTLNMADLAQRAQMITANETVGIRVAAVLLILVFAIKAAVVPLHFWLPSSYAEAPPPVAALFAIMTKVGAYAIIRVYTMIFPVDLEATAGLHGTWLLPVALLSLAVGAIGVLAAKKLDRLVAFSVISSMGMVMVAIALFTQESMASALYYMVHSTLAAGALFLIVDLVRKSRGHLELRTEAPVMGAALIAALFMVAAIAMTGLPPLSGFVGKLMVLNASFDTPSAVMVWAVVLISSLISVVGFARAGSVLFWKAQSDGAPVPPAGRSAPAALSFVAVAGLLALLVAHTVFAGRMYGYTTATAAQLFAPDTYIATVLGTSGKMSGGKDGADATAKEGDH encoded by the coding sequence ATGAATCATTGGTTGATTATGCCGGTTGTTCTACCGGCTATGCTTGCGCCGTTTATTATCCTCGCGGCGCGCTATCATATGGGCATTCAGCGGGTGTTCTCGGTGGCAGGCGTGCTTGCCATGATCGCGATGGCACTTGGCCTCGTAATCGAAACATCTGACGGCACTGTCATGCTTTATAAGCTCGGTGATTGGGCGGCTCCGTTTGGTATCGTGCTGGTGGGCGACCGGCTGAGCACGATGATGGTCCTTCTGTTGGCGGTGCTGGCGTTGTTTGTGCTGCTCTACGCGATCGGATCGCGGTGGGACGAGCGGGGACGCCACTTCCATGTGCTGTTCCAGTTTCAACTGATGGGAATTGCGGGCGCTTTCCTGACGGGGGATTTGTTTAACCTGTTCGTGTTCTTCGAAGTTCTTCTGATTGCGTCTTATGGTTTGATGATACACGCTGGTGGCAATGCGCGGCTGCGCGCAGGCGTGCAATATGTTCTGTTCAATCTCCTCGGCTCAACCTTGTTTCTGTTTGCTCTGGGCGCGATCTATGCAGAAACGGGCACGCTCAATATGGCTGATCTGGCACAGCGCGCCCAGATGATTACCGCAAACGAGACTGTGGGCATCCGGGTTGCGGCGGTTCTTTTGATCCTTGTCTTCGCGATAAAGGCGGCTGTGGTTCCGCTGCACTTCTGGCTGCCCAGCTCCTATGCCGAAGCACCTCCGCCCGTGGCCGCGCTGTTTGCGATTATGACCAAAGTGGGCGCCTATGCGATCATCCGTGTGTATACGATGATCTTTCCTGTCGACCTTGAGGCCACTGCAGGCCTGCATGGCACATGGCTCCTGCCGGTGGCGCTGCTGTCGCTGGCGGTGGGTGCGATCGGTGTTCTCGCCGCGAAAAAGCTCGACCGGCTTGTGGCCTTTTCTGTCATCAGCTCGATGGGGATGGTGATGGTGGCGATCGCCTTGTTCACACAAGAGAGCATGGCGTCGGCGCTTTATTATATGGTCCATTCAACGCTAGCCGCGGGTGCACTTTTCCTGATTGTTGATCTGGTACGCAAAAGCCGCGGTCATCTGGAACTGCGGACAGAGGCACCCGTGATGGGAGCCGCTTTGATCGCTGCGCTGTTTATGGTTGCCGCTATCGCTATGACCGGCCTGCCGCCCCTGTCGGGCTTTGTGGGTAAGCTTATGGTGCTGAATGCCTCCTTCGATACGCCTTCGGCAGTCATGGTCTGGGCGGTCGTATTGATTTCCAGCCTGATCAGTGTCGTTGGTTTTGCGCGGGCAGGATCTGTCCTGTTCTGGAAGGCACAATCTGATGGAGCCCCTGTGCCACCTGCGGGCCGAAGTGCGCCCGCCGCGCTGTCGTTTGTCGCCGTGGCCGGCCTGCTGGCGCTGCTGGTCGCGCATACGGTATTTGCCGGTCGCATGTACGGCTATACCACCGCGACAGCGGCCCAACTCTTTGCGCCTGACACATACATCGCCACAGTTCTAGGCACGTCAGGCAAAATGAGCGGTGGCAAGGATGGTGCGGATGCGACAGCCAAAGAAGGAGATCACTAG
- a CDS encoding Na+/H+ antiporter subunit C, translating into MEFLVATAIGILTAGGLYLVLRMRTFPVILGVSLLTYAVNVFLFASGRLTIGAPPILTDATTYSDPLPQALVLTAIVISFGMTAVVVMIALGAYLGTDDDHIDDQPSTGKDAT; encoded by the coding sequence ATGGAATTCCTTGTTGCAACCGCTATCGGTATTCTCACCGCAGGAGGCCTGTATCTGGTGCTGCGCATGCGGACATTTCCGGTGATCCTCGGGGTGTCGCTCCTCACTTATGCGGTAAATGTGTTTTTGTTTGCCTCGGGGCGTCTGACGATTGGCGCGCCGCCGATCCTGACCGACGCGACCACATACTCAGATCCTTTACCACAGGCTCTCGTACTGACTGCGATCGTGATTTCATTCGGCATGACAGCCGTGGTGGTGATGATCGCACTGGGGGCGTACCTGGGGACGGACGATGATCATATCGACGATCAGCCCAGCACAGGGAAGGACGCGACATGA
- a CDS encoding monovalent cation/H+ antiporter subunit A, producing MSLLLIVALPFLGALLPGLMNQAGRAACAGVTFTITLAAFIGLLTNLPTVMAGDVVTFRADWIPSLGLNFTLMLDALGFFFATLILGIGLLIITYARFYLAREDNMGEFFTYLLLFQGAMVGIVLSDNILLLLVFWELTSLSSFLLIGYWKHLPEGREGARMALTVTGMGGLAMIGGMMLLGQIVGSYDLSVILQNRELIQESPLYLPALILILLGCFTKSAQFPFHFWLPHAMAAPTPVSAYLHSATMVKAGIFLMARMWPVLSGTPEWFWLVTGAGLITMVLGAVIALFKHDLKALLAFSTVSHLGLITMLLGTGTAFGAMAAVFHILNHATFKAALFMSAGIIDHETHTRDIRRLGGLRHLMPVTFVIATLAALSMAGIPLLNGFLSKEMMLEEAYHTVLGGNHWIVPTLAVVGSLFSAAYCFRLIGHTFLGPQRDDYPAKPHDPPAGLWLPPALLVVLVVVIGVAPFIAEPAVKSITAAVLGGVADVPTAYFKIWHGLVPALYMSIVAVLGGLIVLALFNPLLKLWDATPRPEAKPIFEGLINGVVLLAKALTLPLHNGAFSRYGAVMAVTVVVAGYYAWATGTVGAPTRQVQPAGAIEIAGWLMLVAAVTGMMFLHRNRLLSLVLIGIVGLMVSVGFVFFSAPDLAMTQITVEVVTTILLLLALNFLPNETPVESTVLRRIRDAGVAVLGGAATMALSYHYLLRDAITSPISEFHLANSYKGGGGTNVVNVILVDFRGFDTFGEIIVLSIAAVLIFALTETLLGGPVRARLLNRTPDKELAGDMHPMMMVVMTRVLMPVVMMVGFYIFLRGHNEPGGGFISGLVVSIGLVMQYMASGYSWASQRQRYPHHGVIGAGVLIAGLTGIGSWFVGKPFLTSDFTYVRIPPFQEFEIATAALFDLGVFLAVVGAVMLSLDGFSRLARRAHIKDSDYAMDINPSRSENKALKGGEA from the coding sequence GTGTCACTTCTTTTGATAGTTGCCTTGCCATTTCTCGGCGCTTTGCTGCCAGGTTTGATGAATCAAGCGGGACGTGCCGCATGCGCGGGCGTCACGTTTACGATAACGCTGGCGGCGTTTATCGGGCTGCTGACAAACCTGCCCACGGTAATGGCCGGTGATGTCGTTACGTTCCGCGCCGACTGGATCCCCTCGCTGGGGCTTAATTTCACCCTGATGCTCGACGCGCTTGGTTTTTTCTTTGCCACGCTTATTCTGGGTATCGGACTGTTGATCATCACCTACGCACGGTTCTATCTGGCGCGTGAGGACAACATGGGTGAGTTCTTCACCTATTTGCTGTTGTTTCAGGGCGCGATGGTCGGGATTGTTTTATCCGATAACATCCTCCTCTTGCTGGTCTTTTGGGAGCTGACTTCGCTCTCTTCCTTTCTGCTCATCGGCTATTGGAAGCACCTGCCAGAAGGCAGGGAGGGCGCGCGTATGGCGCTCACTGTCACGGGCATGGGTGGCCTTGCGATGATCGGGGGCATGATGCTCCTCGGCCAGATTGTGGGGAGCTATGATCTGAGTGTGATCTTGCAAAACCGCGAACTTATTCAGGAAAGTCCGCTGTATCTGCCCGCTCTTATTCTGATCCTGCTGGGTTGTTTTACGAAATCTGCACAGTTTCCGTTCCACTTCTGGCTGCCACATGCGATGGCGGCACCCACGCCGGTATCCGCATATCTGCATTCAGCCACGATGGTTAAGGCGGGAATCTTTCTGATGGCGCGTATGTGGCCCGTGCTGTCGGGTACGCCCGAATGGTTCTGGCTAGTCACAGGCGCAGGTCTGATCACAATGGTCCTTGGGGCTGTGATCGCATTGTTCAAACATGATCTGAAGGCACTTTTGGCATTCTCGACGGTGTCGCATCTGGGTCTGATCACGATGCTGCTGGGTACTGGCACAGCCTTTGGTGCGATGGCGGCGGTGTTTCACATTCTCAACCATGCCACGTTCAAAGCAGCACTTTTTATGTCGGCAGGGATCATCGACCATGAGACGCATACCCGCGACATCCGCCGTCTTGGTGGGTTGCGCCACCTCATGCCTGTCACCTTTGTCATCGCAACTCTTGCTGCGCTCTCAATGGCAGGTATTCCCCTTCTCAACGGATTTCTGAGCAAGGAAATGATGCTGGAAGAGGCCTATCATACGGTGCTGGGTGGCAATCACTGGATCGTGCCGACACTTGCGGTTGTGGGCTCGCTCTTTTCCGCTGCATATTGTTTCCGGCTAATCGGTCACACATTTCTGGGACCGCAGCGCGACGATTATCCGGCAAAACCGCACGATCCCCCAGCGGGTCTGTGGCTGCCGCCAGCACTTTTGGTGGTTCTGGTTGTGGTGATCGGTGTCGCACCATTTATAGCAGAGCCTGCGGTCAAAAGTATCACTGCCGCAGTGCTGGGAGGTGTGGCGGATGTGCCCACCGCCTACTTCAAAATCTGGCACGGTTTGGTACCGGCGCTTTATATGTCCATTGTGGCAGTTCTCGGTGGTTTGATTGTTCTGGCCCTTTTCAACCCACTGCTCAAGCTTTGGGACGCGACCCCGCGCCCCGAGGCCAAGCCGATTTTCGAGGGTCTGATCAATGGCGTCGTTCTGCTGGCCAAAGCGCTGACGCTACCGCTGCACAATGGTGCTTTCTCGCGCTATGGCGCTGTGATGGCCGTGACTGTGGTTGTTGCGGGATATTACGCATGGGCAACCGGCACTGTCGGCGCGCCCACGCGGCAAGTGCAACCTGCCGGTGCGATCGAGATTGCGGGGTGGCTGATGTTGGTAGCTGCTGTGACAGGTATGATGTTTTTGCATCGCAACCGCCTGCTGTCGCTGGTTCTGATCGGTATTGTGGGCCTCATGGTCTCTGTGGGTTTCGTATTTTTCTCGGCACCTGATCTGGCAATGACACAGATCACGGTTGAGGTTGTGACAACGATCCTGCTTCTGCTCGCACTTAACTTTCTGCCCAACGAGACCCCCGTCGAGAGCACGGTTTTGCGGCGCATCCGCGACGCAGGTGTGGCGGTGTTGGGCGGGGCCGCGACAATGGCCCTGAGCTATCACTATCTGCTGCGTGATGCGATCACGTCTCCAATTTCCGAATTCCACCTCGCGAACAGCTATAAGGGCGGTGGCGGAACAAACGTTGTCAACGTGATCCTTGTGGATTTCCGTGGCTTCGACACCTTTGGCGAGATAATCGTGCTGAGTATTGCCGCTGTGCTGATATTTGCGCTGACCGAAACCTTGTTAGGGGGGCCTGTACGGGCACGTTTGCTGAACCGTACGCCGGACAAAGAGTTGGCAGGCGATATGCATCCGATGATGATGGTCGTCATGACTCGGGTGTTGATGCCCGTGGTCATGATGGTGGGTTTCTACATCTTCCTGCGCGGCCACAACGAGCCTGGCGGCGGTTTCATCTCGGGTCTTGTCGTGTCGATCGGTCTTGTGATGCAGTATATGGCCAGCGGCTACAGCTGGGCCAGCCAGCGGCAGCGCTATCCCCATCATGGGGTAATTGGCGCAGGCGTTCTTATTGCGGGCCTCACGGGCATCGGGTCATGGTTTGTGGGAAAGCCGTTCCTGACATCCGATTTTACCTATGTCCGCATTCCGCCGTTTCAGGAGTTCGAAATTGCGACCGCTGCGCTCTTTGACCTTGGTGTATTTCTGGCTGTTGTGGGGGCAGTGATGTTGTCACTCGACGGGTTCAGCCGCCTTGCAAGGCGCGCCCACATCAAAGACAGCGATTATGCCATGGACATAAACCCGTCCCGATCCGAGAACAAAGCGCTAAAAGGGGGGGAAGCATAA
- a CDS encoding SDR family oxidoreductase: MRLKGKTAIVTGGASGFGAGIIRKFVAEGAQVMIADLNTAMAEDLRQEMGAHAIVATVDVADGASVAAMTAQAVDAWGHIDILVNNAGITHLPAPMETISDDEFDRVFAVNCKSVYLTARNIVPLMKARGQGNILNIASTAGVSPRPNLNWYNASKGWMNNATKGMAVELAPSGVRVNALNPVAGETPLLKSFMGEDTPQMRAKFISTIPLGRFSTPEDMGNAACYLCSDEASMITGVCMEVDGGRCI, translated from the coding sequence GTGCGTCTCAAAGGGAAAACAGCCATTGTAACAGGCGGCGCTTCGGGCTTTGGCGCGGGCATAATTCGTAAGTTTGTGGCCGAAGGCGCCCAGGTCATGATTGCCGATCTTAATACCGCCATGGCCGAAGATCTGCGGCAGGAAATGGGCGCACATGCAATTGTTGCGACCGTCGATGTAGCTGACGGAGCCAGCGTTGCTGCCATGACTGCGCAGGCGGTGGACGCATGGGGCCACATCGACATTCTGGTCAACAATGCGGGGATCACCCATCTTCCTGCACCGATGGAGACGATCAGCGATGATGAATTCGACCGTGTCTTTGCAGTGAATTGCAAATCCGTCTATCTCACGGCGCGCAATATCGTCCCGTTGATGAAAGCACGCGGGCAGGGCAATATCCTTAATATCGCGTCAACAGCAGGCGTTTCACCGCGCCCCAACCTCAACTGGTACAATGCCTCCAAAGGCTGGATGAACAATGCGACAAAGGGAATGGCAGTCGAGCTGGCACCCTCAGGAGTGCGTGTGAACGCCCTCAATCCCGTGGCGGGGGAGACGCCATTGCTCAAGTCGTTCATGGGTGAGGACACGCCCCAGATGCGCGCAAAATTTATCTCGACCATTCCATTGGGCCGGTTTTCCACGCCCGAGGATATGGGAAATGCCGCCTGCTATCTGTGCTCGGACGAGGCATCTATGATCACTGGCGTATGCATGGAAGTGGACGGTGGCCGTTGTATATGA
- a CDS encoding aldehyde dehydrogenase family protein, which translates to MPLRPLDIDPTHCLIGGRWAPCDSGQTLPLVNPSDGSTLCEIARGGASDIDRAVTAARSAFEGPWGRATAVERGRILQKTGALVLENIDALAELEALDVGKPLTQARADVVALARYLEFYAGAVDKLHGQTIPYLDGYTVYTLREAHGVTGHIIPWNYPMQIIGRSVGAALATGNAVVLKPAEEACLTALAFGELARRAGLPDGALNIVSGLGAEAGAALTAHSGINHISFTGSVGTGRLIQQSAAQHLVPVTLELGGKSPQLVFDDADVDAALPFLVNAGIQNAGQTCSASSRILVQRGVYDAVVSKMAERYRALRAGPAMADLSVGPLVSMRQKQIVEGFLAKGADLNLVARGEVEGGAPSGGAYFAPALFEGVPHGHTLAQDEIFGPVQVIIPFEDEAEALAIANGTAYGLVASVWTRDGARQMRLARALRAGQVFLNNYGAGGGVELPFGGSGLSGHGREKGFEALYGFTALKTVAAFHG; encoded by the coding sequence ATGCCCCTGCGCCCGCTTGATATTGATCCTACCCATTGCCTGATCGGAGGAAGGTGGGCACCGTGCGACAGCGGACAGACACTGCCTTTGGTGAATCCATCTGATGGTAGCACATTGTGCGAGATTGCGCGGGGCGGGGCATCGGATATAGACCGTGCCGTGACGGCAGCGCGGTCCGCCTTCGAGGGGCCGTGGGGCCGCGCCACTGCGGTAGAGCGGGGGCGTATTTTGCAAAAGACCGGCGCGCTGGTCCTTGAGAACATTGACGCACTGGCAGAGCTCGAAGCGCTGGACGTGGGTAAGCCACTCACTCAGGCGCGTGCGGACGTTGTCGCACTTGCAAGGTACCTGGAGTTTTATGCAGGTGCGGTGGACAAGTTGCACGGCCAGACGATCCCTTATCTTGACGGCTATACTGTATATACTCTGCGCGAAGCGCATGGCGTCACGGGGCATATCATTCCGTGGAATTATCCCATGCAGATCATCGGCCGCTCGGTCGGGGCTGCACTGGCCACAGGCAACGCGGTCGTCCTCAAACCCGCCGAGGAGGCCTGTCTGACAGCACTCGCCTTTGGCGAGTTGGCGCGGCGCGCAGGGTTGCCCGATGGTGCCCTCAATATTGTGTCCGGCCTGGGCGCGGAGGCCGGAGCGGCGCTCACGGCGCACAGCGGGATAAATCACATCTCTTTTACCGGATCGGTGGGCACGGGGCGGCTGATCCAGCAATCTGCCGCGCAGCATCTCGTGCCCGTTACGCTGGAGCTGGGCGGAAAATCTCCGCAGTTGGTGTTTGACGATGCCGATGTCGACGCGGCTCTGCCGTTTCTTGTCAATGCTGGAATCCAGAACGCGGGCCAGACCTGTTCTGCTTCTTCGCGGATCCTGGTGCAGCGCGGCGTGTATGATGCGGTAGTGAGCAAAATGGCGGAGCGGTACCGCGCGCTCCGTGCCGGTCCGGCTATGGCGGACCTGAGCGTCGGACCTCTGGTATCCATGCGACAAAAACAGATCGTCGAAGGGTTTCTGGCCAAAGGCGCCGACCTCAATCTGGTCGCGCGGGGCGAGGTTGAGGGGGGTGCCCCGTCAGGCGGGGCCTATTTCGCGCCTGCGCTATTCGAGGGCGTGCCGCACGGTCACACGCTTGCACAAGACGAGATTTTTGGCCCTGTACAGGTGATTATCCCGTTTGAGGACGAAGCAGAGGCATTGGCGATTGCAAACGGTACGGCCTACGGGCTTGTCGCCTCAGTTTGGACACGCGACGGGGCGCGGCAGATGCGGCTGGCACGTGCTTTGCGCGCGGGCCAGGTGTTTTTGAACAATTACGGTGCCGGTGGAGGTGTCGAGCTGCCTTTTGGCGGGTCGGGCCTGTCCGGACATGGCCGCGAAAAAGGGTTCGAGGCGCTTTACGGTTTTACTGCGCTTAAAACTGTCGCAGCGTTTCACGGATAA